The Listeria welshimeri serovar 6b str. SLCC5334 genome has a window encoding:
- the dinB gene encoding DNA polymerase IV → MDTSRKIIHIDMDAFYASVEQRDHPEFRGKPLIIGGDPNKRGVVATCSYEARKFGVHSAMPTRQAAKLCPNGIFIHGNMAHYVEVSNQIREIFSRYTDIIEPLSLDEAYLDVTENKKGMKSATMVARDIQQTIYHELGLTASAGVSFNKFIAKIASDFKKPAGMTVVAPEEAEAFLEQIPVTKFYGVGKVTAEKLHRLGIETGADLKKWSEWDLIRELHKHGYHLYRHVRGRSNNIVNPHRDRKSVGKETTFEFNVLDSRILEQSLMQFAKKVEARLIKLQKHGKTVVLKLRYSDFTTITKRLTLNEYTNDANQIYQAAALLLRESYTGQDSIRLIGLTVTNLKPVYFENLRLEGL, encoded by the coding sequence ATGGATACGAGTAGAAAAATTATTCATATTGATATGGACGCTTTTTATGCCTCTGTAGAACAACGTGATCATCCTGAGTTTCGTGGGAAACCACTTATTATTGGAGGAGATCCTAATAAGCGCGGGGTTGTTGCAACCTGTTCTTATGAGGCGCGAAAATTCGGAGTGCATTCAGCTATGCCAACTCGCCAAGCCGCTAAACTCTGTCCAAATGGCATTTTTATTCATGGTAATATGGCTCACTATGTCGAAGTTTCTAATCAAATCCGCGAAATCTTTTCCAGATATACGGATATTATCGAACCTCTTTCTTTAGATGAAGCTTATCTAGATGTGACTGAAAATAAAAAAGGAATGAAATCCGCCACAATGGTTGCACGTGATATCCAACAGACTATTTATCATGAACTTGGCTTAACCGCTTCTGCCGGTGTATCCTTCAATAAATTCATTGCCAAAATTGCTTCTGACTTTAAAAAACCTGCAGGAATGACAGTAGTTGCCCCAGAAGAAGCAGAAGCATTTTTAGAACAAATTCCAGTGACAAAATTTTATGGGGTAGGAAAAGTAACAGCTGAGAAATTACATCGGCTTGGGATTGAAACAGGAGCAGATTTGAAGAAGTGGAGTGAGTGGGACCTTATTCGCGAATTACACAAACATGGCTATCATTTATATCGGCATGTTCGTGGTCGCTCTAACAACATTGTGAATCCGCATCGTGATCGCAAATCAGTCGGAAAAGAAACCACTTTTGAATTTAATGTGTTGGATAGTCGAATACTTGAACAAAGTCTTATGCAGTTCGCCAAAAAAGTAGAAGCGCGGCTCATTAAGTTACAAAAGCACGGCAAGACAGTAGTTTTAAAACTACGCTATAGTGACTTCACAACTATTACAAAACGTCTTACTTTGAACGAATATACCAATGATGCTAATCAGATTTATCAAGCTGCGGCGCTTCTTTTAAGAGAAAGCTACACTGGACAAGATAGTATTCGGTTAATTGGACTTACAGTAACTAATCTAAAACCTGTTTATTTTGAAAATTTACGATTAGAAGGTTTATAA
- a CDS encoding 5-bromo-4-chloroindolyl phosphate hydrolysis family protein: MTVFKKILAFTGSILLVIILGGILTSLIQSGLVIATIVIAVAAILFFFSSKAGDRAQMIATGLTKKEYKYIRTNLEEARVKIIRLQKIMTQNKALYSFQERNKTLLLTKRIYGIVKDEPKRFYEAEDFFFSHLDSLVELTEKYAFLEKQPVKDKKIYQTLSDTRTLLNDLSRVIEKDLFTLLNQDVNNLDFELEVAKNSISKQKKKFERGTKDDREQAK; the protein is encoded by the coding sequence ATGACCGTTTTTAAAAAGATATTAGCATTCACAGGTTCTATTTTACTTGTCATTATTTTGGGTGGTATTCTAACTTCACTTATCCAAAGTGGCTTGGTAATTGCAACAATAGTTATCGCAGTTGCAGCTATCCTATTTTTCTTTTCATCTAAAGCTGGGGACCGAGCGCAAATGATTGCCACCGGATTAACCAAGAAAGAATATAAATATATTCGTACTAACTTAGAAGAAGCTCGCGTGAAAATCATTCGTCTTCAAAAAATCATGACACAAAACAAAGCATTATATTCTTTCCAAGAACGTAATAAAACACTTCTACTTACCAAAAGAATTTACGGTATTGTAAAAGATGAACCAAAACGTTTTTATGAAGCAGAAGATTTCTTTTTCTCCCATCTTGATTCGTTGGTAGAACTAACTGAAAAATATGCTTTCTTAGAAAAACAACCAGTAAAAGATAAGAAAATTTATCAAACACTTTCTGACACACGCACGCTTTTAAATGATTTAAGCCGCGTGATTGAAAAGGATTTATTCACACTTTTAAATCAAGATGTAAACAATCTCGATTTTGAATTAGAAGTAGCAAAAAACTCCATTTCTAAACAGAAAAAGAAATTTGAAAGGGGTACAAAAGATGACCGAGAACAAGCCAAGTGA
- a CDS encoding toxic anion resistance protein, producing the protein MTENKPSEETNELKDLVVEKEFNQTLDDLLANPFGSDGETAANIVNSETDAAPRLVDMLTETNKKQALELSKQIEPGNQSAILGYGAPAQAKLHDFSHSMLAHVQKQDVGPIGDIISDLMYRLQEADPDELAARNKNVFTKMFHRVKQSINEITSKYQKIGTQIDRIALKLEHSKKRLMEDNSFLEQLYDKNKDYFQALNIYIAAGELKLEEINTKMLPELRKKAEQTGDQMDYQEVNDLTQFADRLDKRVYDLRLSRQITIQQAPQIRLIQNTNQALAEKIQSSIMTAIPLWKNQVAIALTLLRQQQAVAAQRQVSETTNELLKRNADMLKTNAIETARENERGIVDIETLKETQSSLIETLQETLKIQQEGRAKRAVAEKELVTMEQELKDRLLEMK; encoded by the coding sequence ATGACCGAGAACAAGCCAAGTGAAGAAACCAATGAATTAAAAGATTTAGTTGTTGAAAAAGAGTTTAACCAAACATTAGATGACCTACTTGCTAACCCTTTTGGATCAGACGGCGAAACTGCTGCAAATATCGTCAATAGTGAAACAGATGCGGCTCCCCGTTTAGTAGATATGCTTACCGAAACAAATAAGAAACAAGCTTTAGAACTGTCTAAACAGATCGAACCAGGAAATCAATCAGCCATTCTTGGTTACGGAGCCCCTGCTCAAGCTAAACTTCATGATTTTTCACATTCCATGTTAGCACATGTGCAAAAACAAGATGTCGGTCCAATTGGCGATATTATTAGTGATTTAATGTATCGTTTACAAGAAGCTGACCCTGATGAACTAGCAGCTCGTAACAAAAATGTCTTTACAAAAATGTTCCACCGAGTAAAACAATCTATCAATGAAATTACTTCTAAATATCAAAAAATTGGTACCCAAATTGACCGCATCGCGTTGAAACTGGAACACTCCAAAAAGCGTTTAATGGAAGATAACTCTTTCCTTGAACAGCTTTATGATAAAAATAAAGATTACTTCCAAGCATTAAATATTTACATTGCTGCCGGAGAATTAAAGTTAGAAGAAATTAATACAAAAATGCTCCCAGAACTTCGCAAAAAAGCTGAACAAACTGGCGATCAAATGGATTATCAAGAAGTAAATGACTTAACTCAATTTGCGGATCGTCTTGATAAACGTGTTTATGATTTACGATTAAGCCGTCAAATTACTATCCAACAAGCGCCACAAATACGATTAATCCAAAACACAAACCAAGCACTTGCTGAAAAAATCCAGTCTTCCATTATGACTGCTATCCCACTTTGGAAAAACCAAGTGGCCATTGCGCTCACCTTGCTTCGTCAACAACAAGCCGTGGCAGCTCAGCGTCAAGTTTCTGAAACGACCAATGAACTTCTAAAACGAAACGCCGATATGTTGAAAACAAATGCAATCGAGACCGCGCGTGAAAATGAAAGAGGTATTGTGGATATCGAAACACTTAAAGAAACCCAATCTAGCTTGATTGAAACCTTACAAGAAACACTTAAAATCCAACAAGAAGGCCGTGCTAAACGCGCCGTAGCTGAAAAAGAACTTGTTACAATGGAACAAGAACTTAAAGACCGTTTACTAGAGATGAAATAA
- a CDS encoding NUDIX hydrolase — translation MDSLNEKTLHTEKIFSGNIIQLQVDDVELPNGEQSKREIVKHPGAVAIIPFSADGAMYLVEQFRKPLEKTIIEIPAGKIEQGEDPLITAKRELEEETGFQSDDLTYLTSFYTSPGFADELLHIYVAKDLRKIEQPLAQDADEFINLVKVTPEEANQLIEQQLILDAKTMYAMQYWKLQLLIEENI, via the coding sequence GTGGATTCTTTAAACGAAAAAACACTGCACACAGAAAAGATTTTTAGTGGTAATATTATTCAGTTGCAAGTAGATGATGTAGAGTTGCCAAATGGAGAACAAAGCAAGCGCGAAATTGTTAAACATCCAGGAGCCGTTGCAATCATTCCTTTTTCAGCGGATGGAGCAATGTATTTAGTAGAACAATTTCGAAAACCGCTAGAAAAAACCATTATTGAAATACCCGCTGGTAAAATCGAGCAAGGAGAAGATCCTCTTATAACCGCAAAACGCGAATTAGAAGAAGAGACTGGTTTTCAGTCAGATGATTTAACTTATTTAACTTCTTTTTATACATCACCTGGATTTGCTGATGAACTTTTACATATTTATGTAGCGAAAGATCTTCGGAAAATCGAGCAACCGCTAGCCCAGGATGCTGATGAATTTATTAATTTAGTAAAAGTAACTCCAGAAGAAGCAAATCAATTAATCGAGCAACAACTTATTCTTGATGCTAAAACAATGTATGCGATGCAGTATTGGAAATTACAGCTTTTAATAGAAGAAAACATTTAA